In Juglans microcarpa x Juglans regia isolate MS1-56 chromosome 1S, Jm3101_v1.0, whole genome shotgun sequence, the genomic stretch TTATCAAACTTGAAAGAGGGTTAAGGCAAAGAGATCCTATCTCCCCTTACCTGTTTATCCTATGCACTGAGGGCTTGTCTTCACTTATTAATTCAGCTGAAAAAAGAGGGGCTATAAGAGGTGTTGCTGGTGCTAGAAGGGGTACAAGAATTAGTCATCTGCTCTTTGCAGATGACTGTCTCATTTTTGGGAGGGCAAAGCTGGTAGAATGGCAGCAGATACAAGGGATACTTAGAATATATGAGGAAGCCTTGGGTCAAAGCTTAAACTAGCAAAAAACCAACATGCTTTTTAGTTCCAATACAAACATGGTTACAAGAAGGCAGATTGGTAATAAGGTTGGAGTATCAGTTTGTGGTAACTTCGACAAATACcatataatacatttaaaagtttgaaagagaGGGTGTGGGCAAAGATAagcagttgaaaaaaaatacttttttgtcACAAGTTGGTAAAGAGGTCATTCTTAAAGCTATAGTTTAGGTAGTTCCCACATTTGCAATGAATGCTTTCAGACTCCCACGAAAATTGTGTGATGAAATAACTTCTCTCATGGCCAGATTCTGGTGGGGCCATAAGCAGAATGACAATAGAATACAATGGAGGAGCTAGTACAGAATAAGTGAAGGTAAAGGCAATGAAGGGTTGGAGTTTTGGGATCTTGAGTGTTTTAACATAGCCATGTTGGCTAAGCAGTGTTGGAGGATGATAAACAAACATTCTTCTTTGGTGGCTTGTATCCTTGAGGAAAAGTATTTCAAAAATGGAGAAATATTAGAGGCAAAATTGGGTCAAAACCCTTCTTACTTGTGGAGAAGTTTGTGTTCAGCCTTCGATCTTGTGAAAAGGGTTTGGCATGGAGGGTGGGTGATGGGAAGAAAGTGCAGATTTGGAGGGATAAATGGCTTCCATATCAAATACATAATCGTGTACAATCCCCTGTAAGTGTCTTGTTTAGTGATGTAAAGGTTGAGGAACTTATGAATAGTGCATATGGCACTTGGAGGAGAGACATGCTATCTGAAATGTTTTTAGAAGAGGAAGTGGGTCTGATATGTAGCATTCAGATTAGTAGATAGGGGGTTAGTGATAAAATGGTGTGGGGCTGGgcaaatgatggtattttacaGTTAAAAATGCTTATCACTTGGAGCAtaggagaaaaagaaggaagTTAGGGGAAGCATCTAAGAAAAGAGGTGATGAATCCGAATGGAACTCGATATGGAGGCTAAAGGTTCAAGGAAAAGTGAAGCACTTTCTATGGAAGGCCTGCCATAACTTGTTGCCAACAAGAGAGAACTTGGTCAAGAAACAAGTTCTGAAGTCAAGTATGTGTCTCCTATGTGAGATAGAGATAGAAACAGCTATGCATGCCCTCTGGAGCTGTCCAGCAGCCTTGGATGTATGGGCAGAGGTTGAAAGCCTTGTCCAAAAATGGAATAGCAACGATGTTTGTTTCATGGACTTATGGAAGCACATCAATGAGTAGCTGGGAAGTGATGAAGTGGAGGTAGTAGCTGCTGTTCTGAGAAAAATTTGGCTTAGATGGAATGTTGTATTGTTTGAGAGCAAGTTTGCTGCACCAAAGTTGTCCTTAAAGTTGCAAAGGTAGatttgaatgaattcaatataGCTCAAGATCTGCAACAAAAACTATTGCAGGTGGGGAGTCAAGGCAGATGTGAAATCAGATGGGAAAAGCTAGTTGTTATTGCCATAAAAGTTAACTAGGATGTAGCAGTGGAGATATATCTGAAAAGAGTGGGTTTAGGTATTGTCATCCGTGATTCATGTGGTGAGGTTCTGGTTTGCCTTTGCTCTATTGTGAATTTTGTGCAAAAACCAAGCATGTATGAAGCTTTAGCTTTACGGAGGGCTGCTACTTTGTGTGTTGAATTGggattttcaaatataatattgGAAGGTGATTCACAGGTTGTAGTTAAGGCTGCAAGTGGAATGGAAGAAATATGGACAGACTATGGAACTATTGTTGAAGATATGAGAATATTGATAGGGAGTAATCAGATTTGGAGAGTTAGATTCGTGTATAGGGAGGCAAATACTATTGCTCATAAACTGTCAAAACTAGCTTTTAAGTATACTGATGAGAGGGTGTGGATAGAGGAATGCCCTATAGAAATACTTAGTgatatacaaaagaaaagataCTATAATGACTGATTTCttttaaggaaaattctatacaccatactatcaTCCCACTTTTATTACATTAAGTAAGACGTGACACAtctatcaccattaaatgataatttattgcatgcttctttatcatctaatgtaatgaatgtgccacatattacttaatatgattaaaattgGATGAaagtgtatataatattactcttctTTTAATACATCAATAAAAGATgtacttttgattaaaaaaaaaaaaggagtaatgaactaaagaaagcaaactttagTGTTGCACGAGAGAGTGTGTCAAAAGCCATGGCATGATGCCATGATGGTGAAAGGGATTTTCCCATTCACGTGCGGTAGTGAAAGGAGAGAGTTCTCCCATTGCTGCGCAGCAATGATAGAATGTATTTGTCATGTCATATTGGAGCGGGGACTCTCAAAGTCATCGCTAGTGGAAAGATAGGAAGCACACACTACTATGTTGGATAGAaattttcttcactttatttgagagtatataatatttctttataaaaaaaaaagtatgagataatttaattggCTCACTTATTAA encodes the following:
- the LOC121247348 gene encoding uncharacterized protein LOC121247348; this encodes MYEALALRRAATLCVELGFSNIILEGDSQVVVKAASGMEEIWTDYGTIVEDMRILIGSNQIWRVRFVYREANTIAHKLSKLAFKYTDERVWIEECPIEILSDIQKKRYYND